The Thiomicrorhabdus lithotrophica DNA segment CCAATTTTTGGTGCAAATGCAAAGCTAGTATTTAATGCCTTGTCTCAAATTGACCTACCAAGCTTTATTTTGGACACTGAAGAGGAACTAACATATGAACTGGTGCGCAAAAACTTATATATCCTAACCACAAACATTGCTGGCTTAGAAGTGGGAGGCAATGTGGAAAGTTTAGCGAACCAACACAGTGCTGTAATGAATGCCGTTGCAAACGATGTATTAGATATTCAAGACTGGTTAACTGAAACAAAAAATGACCGCCAACGTCTAATGGAAGGTTTACTAGAAGCCATTCATGGCGATTTAGCACATGGCTGCATGGGTCGTTCTGCTCCAGCACGTTTAACACGTGCTATCGGTTTTGCGAATCAAGCCGGCTTAGACATTCCAACTTTACGTGATATCGCTAACAAACATCTTAGCCATTAAATATTACCAGGCCTGGTAACAACTATTTAACCAGGCCTGGTAAACTGAAAATAATCATTTACAGCATTATCATTACCTCAAAGTTCGCTCCTATAAAGCCCTCTCTCGCTTCCCCCTCACAATCTATCAAAAGCTTTTATCTATTATTTTGTTAAACTAAAACTTCATGTAAAGAACAAGGATGACCAATGATCCACCAACTCCAACACCCTCTTGTGAAAGACCTTGTAAATCGTTTACGCTCAAACACTACTGATGCGGTAGCCTTTCAGTCACTGATTGCTGAATTAAGTCGTTTACTTGCTTATGATGCACTATACGAGCTACCTACAACCAGCAAGACTATCGATACTTGGCGTGGTGAAGCCAGTTATCACTTTATTGAACAAGATAAACTCGTATTGATTCCTATCTTACGAGCTGGATTACCCATGCTTACGGGCCTTACAACCCTGTTTTCACAAAGCCCAAACGGCTTTCTAGCGATGCGACGTGATGAGATCACTCACCAAGCAAAAACCTATTACGACCGGATACCTGATTGTGTAGATAAAACTGTCGTGATTTTAGATCCCATGGTGGCAACGGGTGGTTCTTTAAATGATGCAATTACACTCATCAAACATAAACAACCAAAAAACATCATTTCATTAAATATTATTGGATCGATTAAAGGCCTCAAAACTATTGAAGATCAGCACCCTGATGTAGAGATTTACATTGCTCAAATAGATGAAGAGCTAGATGGTAATATGTTTATCCAACCGGGCTTAGGCGATGCGGGTGATAGAGCCTTTAATACCTCTGAGTGAACCACAAATATTCAGTCATGGCTGTATACACAAGCACGCAGAAATAATAGGAACGATAAAAACCTTAAAATGACAGACAATAAAAAACCCCGTAGCTCAAAAGAGATACGGGGTTTAAGAATATGGTGGGTCGTGAGCGATTCGAACGCTCGACCAATTGGTTAAAAGCCAACTGCTCTACCGGCTGAGCTAACGACCCATAATCGTATTTGATATGCTCAATATACTATATTGTTTCCCAAACAGACCCAAAGTAAATGGTGGGTCGTGAGCGATTCGAACGCTCGACCAATTGGTTAAAAGCCAACTGCTCTACCGGCTGAGCTAACGACCCGTTTGGAATGTGGCGTATTATACAAGCATGCCAAAAGTGTGCAAGTCCTTTTGACAATTATTTAACATTTAATTGAAGATTTTAATAATGCTAAGATTGATACAAAGTCGGGTCAACAACACCAGCATCGCTAAACCCTTGTTTTCTCAAGCGACATGAATCACAAACCCCACACGCACGACCCAAATCGTCAGCCTGATAACAAGAAACCGTTAAGCTGTAATCCACACCGTTAACTAATCCTTGTTGAATAATTTGAGCTTTAGTTAGATCAATTAACGGTGTCTGAATATGCATTCTATGCCCTTCAACACCTGCTTTAGTCGCTAGATTTGCCATGCTTTCAAAAGCCGCAATATACTCTGGCCTGCAATCTGGATAACCTGAATAATCCACTGCATTTACACCGATAAAAACATTATCCGCTTCTAACACCTCTGCTAAACCTAGAGCATAAGATAAAAACACCGTGTTACGAGCAGGAACATAAGTAATCGGAATTTCGTTTTCATCCACACCAGATACAGGTACATCAATTGAATTATCGGTTAAAGCAGAACCACCAATAGCACGCATATCCATATTCATTACACGATGCGTTTTAGCGCCAAGTGTTTTTGCCAATTTCTCTGCCGCATCAAGCTCAGCTCTATGGCGCTGTCCATAATCAAAACTCATAGTATGACACTCATAGCCCCGTGCTGTTGCAATAGCTAGTACAGTCGCTGAGTCCAGCCCTCCTGAGAGCAATACAACCGCTCTTGGCGGGCTTTGGTTAGCAACCTGTTGCGATGGAGACATATTTATAACTTCTCCAAACGCTTTTGTGCATTCTTAGCCGCGCGGCTATGTGGACGTGTATTAATGAGATCTTTATATAAAGACTTCGCTTCGGCTAAATTTCCTAAACGTTCATGAGTGTCTCCAGCACGTAACTTAGCATCAGGTACCTTTGAGGAATCTGGATAACGTTCGATCACTAACATGAAAGAATCTAAAGCAGCTTGATTTTGCTCTTTAATCAAATAACCTTCGCCGCTCCAATAGGCCGCATTACTTGCTAAATCACTCTTAGGGTGACTCTCTAAAAAGTTTAAAAAACCCTTTATTGAAGCGTCATATTTTGAAGCACGCATTAATGCAAATGCAGCTTTATACTGTTCTTTTTCTTCATCTGTTGCTGGGTAGGTTTTAATCGGTCCTGGTTTAGCTTCAATAACATCTGCTTTAGCAGCCTGTTGATCTTGCTTCATTTGTTCGGCAGATTCCTGCGCAGCAACCTGTTCTGCTTTAGGGCTAACAGCGGACTGCTTAGCCTTATCTTCTTCAACTTTTGCTACTGGAACTATTACCTTGTCAGAAACCACTGAAATCGCTTCAGTTTTAACCGCTGTATTTGCTTGAGTCTCGATAGAGGGAGAAGCAGTTACGGGAGCAATCACAGGAGGCACTTTTGTTGTACTACCCGTATTCGTTTTTCCACCTTCTAAAAGGCTAAAGCGCTCATCACTCTCTTTGTAACGCTTATCCATTAAAGCTCTTAACTTATTTAAATCACGCTTCAAACGATCATTCTCATCCTGAAGAGTTTGAATGTCTCGCTGTTGCTCACCTAAACGTCTACTTAACTGAAGAAGTACAGGGTTTTCAAGCATTCGCTCTAAACGTTTGACTCTTTGCTCTAAAGCAGAGCCTTGTGCAGCATTTGCAGGTAGAGCAATACTTAAAGACAACGCTGAAACAGCCGCAATTAAAAAAGTTTTACGCATTATTCTTCCCTATTTAATAACGATTTCTACACGGCGATTCTTTTGCCACGCTAATTCATTGCTTTGAGCAACCTCAGGCTGCTCTTCACCAAAACTTATTACTTCAATACGGCTCTCTTCCACACCAAACAACATCATTGCTTGAGAGACAGCTAGGGCTCTTTTTTCACCTAAAGCTAAATTATATTCTGGAGTACCGCGCTCATCAGTATGCCCATTCAACACCAACTTTTGTTTTGGATTTTGAATCAAGATATTAGCGTGATAACGGACCACTTCTGTTCCTTGATCATCCAATTCATATTGATCATAATTAAAGTAGATGATTGGTGGATAAATACTATCAACATCCATCATTTTCATCTCATCTAAAGACTCACCACCAGCCAAGTTTCCATTACCGACTTGCGAACCCATTGCCGGAATAACTTCAACCCC contains these protein-coding regions:
- the ybgF gene encoding tol-pal system protein YbgF: MRKTFLIAAVSALSLSIALPANAAQGSALEQRVKRLERMLENPVLLQLSRRLGEQQRDIQTLQDENDRLKRDLNKLRALMDKRYKESDERFSLLEGGKTNTGSTTKVPPVIAPVTASPSIETQANTAVKTEAISVVSDKVIVPVAKVEEDKAKQSAVSPKAEQVAAQESAEQMKQDQQAAKADVIEAKPGPIKTYPATDEEKEQYKAAFALMRASKYDASIKGFLNFLESHPKSDLASNAAYWSGEGYLIKEQNQAALDSFMLVIERYPDSSKVPDAKLRAGDTHERLGNLAEAKSLYKDLINTRPHSRAAKNAQKRLEKL
- the pal gene encoding peptidoglycan-associated lipoprotein Pal — its product is MHTLHKVFSIAAISLLSACSSVPDRASDGSNDPEVMTDTAPGVGDGSEQGSGVEVIPAMGSQVGNGNLAGGESLDEMKMMDVDSIYPPIIYFNYDQYELDDQGTEVVRYHANILIQNPKQKLVLNGHTDERGTPEYNLALGEKRALAVSQAMMLFGVEESRIEVISFGEEQPEVAQSNELAWQKNRRVEIVIK
- the upp gene encoding uracil phosphoribosyltransferase; this encodes MIHQLQHPLVKDLVNRLRSNTTDAVAFQSLIAELSRLLAYDALYELPTTSKTIDTWRGEASYHFIEQDKLVLIPILRAGLPMLTGLTTLFSQSPNGFLAMRRDEITHQAKTYYDRIPDCVDKTVVILDPMVATGGSLNDAITLIKHKQPKNIISLNIIGSIKGLKTIEDQHPDVEIYIAQIDEELDGNMFIQPGLGDAGDRAFNTSE
- the queC gene encoding 7-cyano-7-deazaguanine synthase QueC — encoded protein: MSPSQQVANQSPPRAVVLLSGGLDSATVLAIATARGYECHTMSFDYGQRHRAELDAAEKLAKTLGAKTHRVMNMDMRAIGGSALTDNSIDVPVSGVDENEIPITYVPARNTVFLSYALGLAEVLEADNVFIGVNAVDYSGYPDCRPEYIAAFESMANLATKAGVEGHRMHIQTPLIDLTKAQIIQQGLVNGVDYSLTVSCYQADDLGRACGVCDSCRLRKQGFSDAGVVDPTLYQS